A stretch of Bradyrhizobium sp. CCBAU 53338 DNA encodes these proteins:
- a CDS encoding outer membrane beta-barrel protein produces MGSPPGRGRSSCAHLVRAALPCLLLTALESAPVAAQSLTPDLFNPSRGGFVSPDTLPMRRTAGVPQAPSDAIAQPPDPNDDPRKKSDAPATTRVGQIPTYGLPAANGASSSGYDSLNRKRQQPKLYPGQPKPKKPAGPGSPVPSATPTLSALGAPRIAPPPSETAHKSPLSPAMAGTVPGQPQRRRLKADDDAFGAVGDYAGSFLIKGGLELSTGYDTNPARLQKPVGSPAYIVAPDLVVMSDWERHALVADLRGSFSGYTNNMPATIDGLASPSPVEINRPDFTGHVDGRFDVDRDLKLTSQLRLRLATDNPGSPNVQAGLQKYPVYATYGGTFGFDQTFNRFQVAAGATVDRTAYTDSKLTDGSTFSNDDRDFNQYGGVGRFSYELKPGLKPFVEIQGDNRVHDQAADRNGYLRDSSGGYAKVGSSFEFTRILTGEVSVGYSARNYVDPRLSQLSGFLTSGSLIWNASGLTTVKFNTDTQIAETTIPGSSGVLVHTYAAEVDHDFRRWLTAIGKFTYGTYDYQGQNRNDKTYSLEGNLIYKLNRNVWLKGTLRHDILDSNQPGSSSQGTVVMLGVRLQN; encoded by the coding sequence GTGGGGTCGCCTCCAGGTAGGGGCCGGAGCAGTTGCGCGCATCTCGTCCGCGCCGCTTTGCCATGCCTGCTGCTGACCGCGCTGGAAAGTGCACCAGTGGCCGCCCAGAGCCTCACGCCCGACCTGTTCAATCCCAGCCGCGGCGGCTTCGTCTCGCCCGACACGCTGCCGATGCGCCGCACGGCCGGTGTGCCGCAGGCACCCTCGGATGCGATCGCGCAGCCGCCGGATCCCAACGACGATCCGCGCAAGAAGAGCGACGCGCCCGCGACGACGCGCGTCGGCCAGATCCCGACCTATGGCTTGCCCGCAGCCAACGGCGCGAGCAGCTCGGGCTACGACTCGCTCAATCGCAAGCGCCAGCAGCCGAAGCTCTATCCGGGCCAGCCGAAGCCGAAGAAGCCCGCCGGCCCCGGCTCGCCGGTGCCTTCGGCGACACCAACGCTGTCCGCTCTCGGCGCGCCGCGCATTGCGCCGCCGCCGTCGGAGACCGCGCACAAGTCGCCGCTGTCGCCGGCGATGGCGGGCACCGTGCCCGGCCAGCCGCAGCGCCGCCGCCTCAAGGCCGACGACGATGCGTTCGGCGCGGTCGGCGATTACGCCGGCAGCTTCCTGATCAAGGGGGGGCTCGAGCTCTCCACCGGCTACGATACCAATCCGGCGCGCCTGCAAAAGCCGGTCGGCTCGCCGGCCTATATCGTCGCGCCGGACCTGGTCGTGATGTCCGACTGGGAGCGCCACGCGCTGGTCGCCGACTTGCGGGGCTCGTTCTCCGGCTACACCAACAACATGCCGGCGACGATCGACGGGCTCGCCTCGCCATCGCCGGTCGAGATCAACCGCCCCGACTTCACTGGCCATGTCGATGGTCGTTTCGACGTCGATCGCGACCTCAAGCTGACCTCGCAGTTGCGCCTGCGGCTCGCCACCGACAACCCCGGCAGCCCGAACGTGCAGGCCGGCCTGCAGAAATATCCCGTCTACGCCACCTATGGCGGCACCTTCGGCTTCGACCAGACCTTCAATCGTTTCCAGGTCGCCGCCGGCGCCACTGTCGATCGCACCGCCTACACGGATTCAAAGCTCACCGACGGCTCGACCTTCAGCAACGACGATCGCGACTTCAACCAATATGGCGGCGTCGGGCGCTTCTCCTACGAGCTGAAGCCGGGCCTGAAGCCGTTCGTCGAGATCCAGGGGGACAACCGCGTCCACGACCAGGCCGCCGACCGCAACGGTTATTTGCGCGATTCATCGGGCGGCTACGCCAAGGTCGGCTCGTCCTTCGAGTTCACCCGCATCCTCACCGGTGAAGTCTCGGTCGGCTATTCCGCGCGCAACTATGTCGATCCGCGCCTCAGCCAGCTCTCGGGCTTCCTCACCTCGGGCTCGCTGATCTGGAACGCCAGCGGCCTCACCACGGTGAAATTCAACACCGACACGCAGATCGCCGAGACCACGATCCCCGGCTCCTCCGGCGTGCTCGTGCACACCTATGCCGCCGAAGTCGACCACGACTTCCGCCGCTGGCTCACCGCGATCGGTAAGTTCACCTACGGCACCTACGACTACCAGGGCCAGAATCGCAACGACAAGACCTACTCGCTCGAAGGCAACCTGATCTACAAGCTCAACCGCAATGTCTGGCTCAAAGGCACGCTGCGCCACGACATCCTGGATTCGAACCAGCCGGGCTCGAGCTCGCAGGGCACGGTGGTGATGCTGGGGGTGAGGTTGCAGAATTGA
- a CDS encoding carboxymuconolactone decarboxylase family protein, producing MSSPTPRIAPLAPPYPQEIQAQFDRIMRGAPPLVLFRVMAGHSRAWDKFRAGGLLDAGPLSLRQREIVIDRTCALNGCEYEWGVHVAVFAGPAKLTDDEVRATVDGDATSPCWSPAEQILIAAVDALHARATFTDAEFAALSAHYDEAQILEIMLLCGFYRTVSYLANGLNLPLEEKAMRFPAQA from the coding sequence ATGTCATCCCCGACGCCGCGCATCGCCCCGCTCGCGCCGCCTTATCCCCAGGAAATCCAGGCGCAGTTCGACCGCATCATGCGCGGCGCGCCGCCGCTGGTGCTGTTCCGGGTGATGGCCGGTCACAGCCGCGCGTGGGACAAGTTTCGCGCCGGCGGTCTGCTTGATGCGGGACCACTGTCGTTGCGCCAGCGCGAGATCGTGATCGACCGGACCTGCGCGCTGAACGGTTGCGAATATGAATGGGGTGTCCATGTCGCGGTTTTCGCCGGCCCGGCAAAGCTCACCGATGATGAAGTGCGCGCGACTGTCGATGGTGATGCGACGTCTCCCTGCTGGTCGCCGGCCGAACAGATACTGATCGCGGCGGTGGACGCGCTTCACGCCCGCGCGACGTTCACGGACGCCGAGTTTGCCGCGCTGTCGGCGCATTACGACGAGGCGCAGATTCTGGAGATCATGCTGCTGTGCGGCTTCTACCGCACGGTGTCGTATCTGGCGAACGGGTTGAACCTTCCGCTGGAGGAGAAGGCGATGCGGTTTCCGGCACAGGCCTAA
- a CDS encoding SIS domain-containing protein, with protein MPSSKPLMTQSSGSTPASVESALRTLETESGGINALAAALRGPLGEAFAKAVDLIRNAKGRVIVTGLGKSGHMARKIAATLASTGTPAFFVHTAEAAHGDLGMITADDVIMALSWSGEQPEMKTLVNYSARFAIPMIAVTSNAASSLGQAADIVIELPKAREACPHNLAPTTSTMMQVAIGDAIAIALLEGRGFTALEFAHFHPGGKLGAMLKFVRDYMRTGAEIPVKPEGTKMSDAVVEMSAKGLGCVCIVNEANEAVGIITDGDLRRHMRPDLLTASVDEIMTRQPKTVPPSMLATEMIEVLNTRKITTLVVTEADKVVGIVHLHDLLRAGVA; from the coding sequence ATGCCGAGTTCGAAACCGCTGATGACCCAATCATCCGGCTCCACCCCCGCCAGCGTCGAATCCGCGCTCCGCACGCTGGAGACGGAAAGCGGCGGCATCAACGCGCTCGCCGCGGCTCTGCGCGGTCCGCTGGGCGAGGCGTTTGCCAAAGCAGTGGATTTGATCCGCAACGCCAAGGGCCGCGTCATTGTCACCGGCCTCGGCAAGTCCGGCCACATGGCGCGCAAGATCGCGGCGACTCTGGCCTCGACAGGCACGCCGGCCTTCTTCGTTCACACCGCTGAAGCCGCCCATGGCGACCTCGGCATGATCACGGCTGACGACGTCATCATGGCGCTGTCCTGGTCCGGCGAGCAGCCGGAGATGAAGACGCTGGTGAACTATTCGGCGCGCTTCGCGATCCCGATGATCGCGGTGACGTCGAACGCGGCGTCCTCGCTCGGCCAGGCCGCCGACATCGTAATCGAACTGCCCAAGGCGCGCGAGGCGTGCCCGCACAATCTGGCGCCGACCACCTCAACCATGATGCAGGTCGCCATCGGCGACGCCATCGCGATCGCGCTGCTCGAAGGCCGCGGCTTCACCGCTCTGGAATTCGCGCACTTCCATCCGGGCGGCAAGCTCGGCGCGATGCTGAAATTCGTCCGCGACTACATGCGTACCGGCGCGGAGATTCCGGTGAAGCCTGAAGGCACCAAGATGTCGGACGCCGTGGTCGAAATGTCGGCGAAGGGTTTGGGGTGCGTCTGCATCGTCAATGAGGCGAACGAGGCCGTCGGCATCATCACCGACGGCGATCTGCGCCGCCACATGCGGCCTGACCTGCTGACGGCGTCGGTCGACGAGATCATGACCAGGCAGCCGAAGACGGTGCCGCCCTCGATGCTCGCGACCGAGATGATCGAGGTGCTGAACACCCGCAAGATCACGACGCTGGTCGTGACCGAGGCGGACAAGGTGGTGGGCATCGTGCATCTGCACGATCTGCTGCGCGCGGGCGTGGCGTAA